Proteins from a genomic interval of Amycolatopsis sp. cg13:
- a CDS encoding class I SAM-dependent methyltransferase encodes MTDSFEINRANWDDRAPIHARSAYYEFDKFKADPAHLSQIVRFDQPRLGDVSGLRTVHLQCHIGTDTLSLHRLGAKVSGLDLSLASLAEARKLADATGADIDYHEANVYDAVKVFGENAFDLVYTGVGALCWLPKIAPWAEVVARLLRPGGRLFLREGHPMLWTLDEESERAWPKYDYFEHDEPLVFSDDTTYVDTDEPVKTTTTHSWNHSLGEIVTALLDQGLILTGLTEHDTAAWNALPNEMEEAGGGEWRLRDNPRRIAASYTLQARKPA; translated from the coding sequence GTGACGGATTCGTTCGAGATCAACCGCGCCAACTGGGACGACCGGGCACCGATCCACGCGCGCTCGGCGTACTACGAGTTCGACAAGTTCAAGGCCGATCCCGCGCACCTGAGCCAGATCGTGCGCTTCGACCAGCCGCGCCTCGGCGACGTTTCCGGGCTGCGCACCGTGCACCTGCAATGCCACATCGGCACGGACACGCTGTCGCTGCACCGGCTCGGCGCCAAGGTCTCTGGTCTGGACCTTTCCCTGGCGTCGCTCGCCGAGGCGCGCAAGCTCGCCGACGCCACCGGCGCGGACATCGACTACCACGAGGCGAACGTCTACGACGCGGTGAAAGTGTTCGGCGAGAACGCGTTCGACCTGGTGTACACCGGGGTCGGCGCGCTCTGCTGGCTGCCGAAGATCGCGCCGTGGGCGGAGGTCGTCGCGCGGCTGCTGCGGCCGGGCGGACGGCTGTTCCTGCGTGAAGGCCACCCGATGCTGTGGACGCTCGACGAGGAATCCGAACGCGCGTGGCCGAAGTACGACTACTTCGAGCACGACGAACCGCTCGTCTTCAGCGACGACACCACGTACGTCGACACCGACGAACCGGTGAAGACGACGACCACGCACAGCTGGAACCATTCGCTCGGCGAGATCGTCACCGCGCTGCTCGACCAGGGTCTGATCCTGACCGGGCTGACCGAGCACGACACCGCGGCGTGGAACGCGCTGCCGAACGAGATGGAAGAGGCCGGCGGCGGCGAATGGCGGCTGCGCGACAACCCGCGCCGGATCGCCGCGAGCTACACCCTGCAGGCGCGGAAGCCCGCATAG
- a CDS encoding serine hydrolase domain-containing protein — protein sequence MTRRIRWAAAAIAAVTLAVFAAPASAQPQDTAVSHLREELAGGPPSSYALVAADGTVTTGAVGSDMTPQSPFLLGSLSKSFTALAVMQLVEAGKVGLDTPITAYLPWFRTAGSNDPITVRQLLNQTSGLPTEAGTVDLYEPETTLEQRVRALADVVPVSRPGTVFHYCNKNYATLGLMIEQVSGQSYADYLKVHVLAPLGMTRTFTNLADARREGLIEGSSVLFGLNVPIETPDFPGARPDGYLVSTAEDLSRYLTFQMTGTYRGARPLSAESLRLMHSAAVPTGEDHAIDGIDHYGFGWGTGILNGQPVVQHDGDLTRYHANLGYLPNKQVGLVVLTSRNPVLLDNGAPFHHTLAMLAGAPAPEIGNGFLLTYGVIDGLALLVLLAMVLATRRQIRRARKLPDLLRDKGFGRVAVRPLIGHLVAAAALYAAVFVGVGMLSYGGWLPVDVAFQTLPDFTVLVLAGMAFLVVRGAAWFALASSRRRPAARPSRPAQTPPARAVDDAHPVR from the coding sequence ATGACTCGGCGGATCCGGTGGGCGGCGGCAGCGATCGCGGCCGTGACGTTGGCGGTGTTCGCCGCACCAGCGTCGGCGCAGCCACAAGACACTGCGGTGTCGCACTTGCGCGAAGAACTGGCCGGAGGCCCGCCGTCGTCCTACGCGCTGGTTGCCGCGGACGGCACGGTGACGACCGGCGCGGTCGGCTCGGACATGACGCCGCAGTCGCCGTTTCTCCTTGGCTCGCTGAGCAAATCGTTCACCGCCCTGGCCGTTATGCAGCTCGTCGAAGCGGGCAAAGTCGGCCTGGACACCCCGATCACCGCCTACCTGCCGTGGTTCCGCACCGCCGGATCGAACGACCCGATCACCGTGCGGCAGCTGCTGAACCAGACCAGCGGCCTGCCGACCGAAGCGGGGACCGTCGACCTCTACGAGCCGGAAACCACGCTGGAGCAGCGTGTCCGCGCACTCGCCGACGTCGTCCCGGTGTCCCGCCCCGGTACGGTTTTCCACTACTGCAACAAGAACTACGCGACGCTCGGCCTGATGATCGAGCAGGTCTCCGGCCAGAGCTACGCCGACTACCTCAAGGTGCACGTCCTCGCCCCGCTCGGGATGACCCGCACCTTCACCAACCTCGCCGACGCCCGCCGCGAGGGCCTGATCGAGGGCTCGTCGGTGCTGTTCGGGCTGAACGTGCCGATCGAAACGCCGGATTTCCCCGGCGCCCGGCCGGACGGCTACCTGGTTTCCACCGCCGAGGACCTCAGCCGCTACCTGACCTTCCAGATGACCGGCACCTACCGCGGCGCCCGGCCGCTGTCCGCCGAAAGCCTGCGGCTGATGCACAGCGCGGCGGTCCCGACCGGTGAAGACCACGCGATCGACGGCATCGACCACTACGGATTCGGCTGGGGAACCGGCATCCTCAACGGCCAGCCGGTCGTCCAGCACGACGGCGACCTGACCCGCTACCACGCCAACCTGGGGTACCTGCCGAACAAGCAGGTCGGCCTGGTGGTGCTGACCTCGCGCAACCCGGTCCTGCTGGACAACGGCGCGCCGTTCCACCACACCCTCGCGATGCTCGCGGGCGCACCGGCTCCGGAAATCGGCAACGGCTTCCTGCTGACTTATGGCGTCATCGATGGTCTCGCTCTTCTGGTCCTGCTTGCGATGGTTTTGGCGACCCGCCGACAGATCCGTCGCGCCCGGAAGCTGCCGGATCTGTTGCGCGACAAGGGTTTCGGTCGAGTGGCAGTGCGCCCGCTGATCGGACATTTGGTCGCGGCGGCCGCGCTGTACGCGGCGGTGTTCGTCGGGGTCGGCATGCTCAGCTACGGCGGCTGGTTGCCGGTGGACGTGGCGTTCCAGACGTTGCCGGACTTCACCGTCCTGGTGCTGGCCGGGATGGCGTTCCTGGTGGTCCGCGGGGCGGCGTGGTTCGCGCTGGCCTCGTCGCGTCGCCGACCAGCGGCTCGACCCTCGCGACCAGCGCAGACACCCCCGGCGCGCGCTGTTGACGATGCTCACCCGGTACGGTGA
- a CDS encoding response regulator transcription factor, protein MENPNPVRLLVVDDEPHIADLVATVARYEGWQAVTAGCGADALARAAEFAPDIVVLDLMLPDFDGFTVLDKLREKHDEVPVVFLTAKDATADRIAGLTRGGDDYLVKPFSVEELMARLRAVLRRTSEKPDTRTVVLQVGDLTLDEETHEVRRGGQLAELTPTEYELLRYLMRRSPAVLTKAQILDHVWEYDFGGRSNVVELAISRLRRKLDTEAEPLIHTVRGVGYSVRQAER, encoded by the coding sequence GTGGAGAACCCGAACCCGGTGCGGCTGCTCGTCGTGGACGACGAGCCGCACATCGCCGACCTGGTCGCGACCGTCGCCCGTTACGAGGGCTGGCAGGCCGTGACGGCCGGGTGCGGTGCCGACGCGCTCGCGCGCGCCGCGGAGTTCGCTCCCGACATCGTCGTGCTCGACCTCATGCTGCCGGATTTCGACGGGTTCACCGTGCTCGACAAGCTGCGCGAGAAGCACGACGAGGTCCCGGTGGTGTTCCTGACGGCGAAGGACGCGACCGCCGACCGCATCGCCGGCCTCACCCGTGGGGGTGACGACTACCTCGTCAAACCGTTCTCCGTCGAGGAGTTGATGGCGCGGCTGCGCGCGGTGCTGCGGCGGACGTCCGAAAAGCCGGACACGCGCACGGTTGTGCTGCAGGTAGGCGACCTCACGTTGGACGAGGAGACGCACGAGGTCCGCCGTGGTGGCCAGCTCGCCGAACTGACCCCGACCGAGTACGAACTGTTGCGCTACCTGATGCGGCGCTCGCCGGCGGTGCTCACGAAGGCGCAGATCCTCGACCACGTGTGGGAGTACGACTTCGGCGGACGGTCCAATGTGGTCGAACTCGCGATCTCCCGGTTGCGGCGCAAGCTCGACACCGAGGCCGAACCGCTGATCCACACCGTGCGCGGCGTCGGGTACTCCGTGCGACAGGCGGAGCGGTGA
- a CDS encoding sensor histidine kinase produces the protein MNRIGRWARRWYRAWRASRLGTRLAFGLGALSLVVFAIVGALTVELMHDYLNRRLDEQLKTSQVAQVPHLRESKDNPEVVYSWYSAVFDVREGHAVPQPGSTLPNDVRPLAQVAEEATGGDQFRTITLPGQGSYRVRACPVETSQNGTGTVLLSAAPQADLDNTVQQLMLIEVIAFLIALAILVVAGRVVLRRGLRPLSDMAGTAHDIASHDLTATADLPVRASGTGGGAEVEELRTAFNLMLSHIESSLAARTEANDRLRRFVADASHELRTPLTSIRGYADLFRYAAANEPEEREAHLEKIRAETARMSVLVDDLLLLARLDARDAEPPVRPRRMDLTEVAAAAADAFRAGRPGYPLTVSIPEEPVVLHADPARVRQVLDNLLANAAVHTGEGTPVELAVTAADGMAVATVTDAGPGISPEDQQRIFDRFYRVDNSRTRAAGGTGLGLSVVHSLVVEHGGTVSLESRPGRTVFTVRLPLSS, from the coding sequence GTGAACCGGATCGGGCGCTGGGCTCGCCGGTGGTACCGGGCTTGGCGCGCCTCGAGACTGGGCACGCGGCTGGCGTTCGGGCTGGGCGCGCTGTCGCTGGTGGTGTTCGCGATCGTCGGCGCGCTGACCGTCGAGCTGATGCACGACTACCTCAACCGGCGGCTCGACGAGCAGCTCAAGACCAGCCAGGTCGCGCAGGTGCCGCATCTGCGCGAGTCGAAGGACAATCCGGAAGTCGTCTACTCCTGGTATTCGGCGGTTTTCGACGTCCGGGAAGGGCATGCCGTCCCGCAGCCGGGCAGCACGCTGCCGAACGACGTCCGGCCGCTGGCACAGGTCGCCGAAGAAGCGACCGGCGGCGACCAGTTCCGCACGATCACCTTGCCGGGCCAGGGTTCTTACCGCGTGCGGGCGTGTCCGGTGGAGACTTCGCAGAACGGGACCGGCACGGTGCTGCTGAGCGCCGCGCCGCAGGCCGACCTCGACAACACCGTGCAGCAGTTGATGTTGATCGAAGTGATCGCGTTTCTGATCGCGCTGGCGATTCTCGTCGTCGCCGGGCGAGTGGTGCTGCGACGCGGATTGCGGCCGTTGTCGGACATGGCCGGTACTGCGCACGACATCGCTTCGCACGACCTCACCGCCACCGCGGATTTGCCGGTGCGCGCGTCCGGCACTGGCGGCGGTGCGGAGGTGGAGGAGCTGCGGACGGCGTTCAACTTGATGTTGAGCCACATCGAGTCGTCGCTGGCCGCGCGCACCGAGGCGAACGATCGGCTGCGCCGGTTTGTCGCTGATGCTTCGCATGAATTGCGGACGCCGTTGACGTCGATCCGCGGCTATGCCGACCTTTTCCGTTACGCCGCGGCGAATGAGCCGGAGGAACGCGAGGCGCATCTGGAGAAGATCCGGGCCGAGACCGCGCGGATGAGCGTGCTGGTGGACGATTTGCTGCTGCTCGCCCGTCTTGACGCGCGGGATGCCGAACCACCGGTGCGTCCGCGGCGAATGGATCTCACCGAGGTCGCCGCAGCGGCCGCGGACGCGTTCCGGGCCGGTCGTCCGGGGTATCCGCTGACGGTGTCGATTCCGGAAGAACCGGTGGTGCTGCACGCGGATCCGGCGCGGGTGCGGCAAGTTCTGGACAACCTGCTGGCGAACGCGGCCGTGCACACGGGCGAGGGAACTCCGGTGGAGCTGGCGGTGACCGCGGCGGACGGAATGGCGGTCGCCACCGTCACCGATGCCGGGCCGGGGATTTCGCCGGAGGACCAGCAGCGGATTTTCGACCGGTTCTATCGCGTCGACAACTCCAGGACCCGGGCCGCCGGCGGGACCGGGCTGGGGTTGTCGGTGGTGCATTCGCTGGTGGTGGAGCACGGCGGGACGGTTTCGCTGGAGAGCCGCCCTGGCCGGACGGTGTTTACCGTGCGGTTGCCGTTGTCTTCGTGA
- a CDS encoding PLP-dependent aminotransferase family protein, whose translation MSYADTALPVSLDRDAATPLAVQLADALREAAAGGHLRGGDRLPSTRALAERLGVSRTVTSAAYEQLHAEGWIAGRHGSGTYVTTPPTRAAASVTVPGSLLAEPESTPVLDLTPGAPWAGGLDRAAWRRAWRAAADPEPLTRAHRAGLPEYRATVSEHLLRHRGLAAGSVLATGGTTAAVVELAAAVLRRGAVVAFEEPGYQRAVQAFRQAGLTVVGVPVDEEGLRPDAIPAGARAVYCSPAHQYPMGSRMSAARRVQLVERARAEGMLVIEDDYDGELRFDVAPLPMLAALAPDVVVHLGTTSKILTPTLGAGWLVAPAAVADSVLAYRDLTGTRPSPAGQRVLVELARTGDLGRHLRKLRREMAERRTVLVAALSNAGIPFVGDDAGAHLVVPTETAEAEAQLIAAAEKHSIRLDGLARHFAGTPTTHGIALGYAGCSREALMAAVPTLVDLLR comes from the coding sequence GTGTCCTACGCCGACACCGCCCTGCCGGTGAGTCTCGACCGCGACGCGGCCACTCCGCTGGCCGTGCAGCTGGCCGACGCGCTGCGCGAAGCCGCAGCTGGCGGGCATCTCCGCGGCGGCGACCGGCTGCCGTCCACCCGCGCGCTGGCCGAACGGCTCGGCGTCTCTCGCACGGTCACTTCCGCCGCGTACGAGCAGCTTCACGCGGAGGGCTGGATCGCCGGACGGCACGGCTCTGGCACCTACGTGACGACTCCGCCGACCCGCGCCGCCGCGTCCGTCACGGTGCCCGGTTCGCTGCTCGCCGAGCCGGAGTCGACCCCGGTGCTCGACCTCACGCCGGGCGCGCCGTGGGCTGGCGGGCTCGATCGCGCGGCGTGGCGGCGGGCGTGGCGGGCAGCCGCCGACCCGGAGCCGCTCACTCGCGCGCATCGAGCCGGGCTACCCGAGTACCGCGCAACTGTGTCGGAGCATCTGTTGCGCCACCGTGGTCTGGCGGCGGGCTCGGTGCTGGCGACCGGCGGTACCACCGCGGCTGTCGTGGAGCTTGCCGCCGCGGTGTTGCGCCGAGGTGCGGTCGTTGCTTTCGAGGAACCGGGTTATCAGCGTGCGGTGCAAGCGTTCCGGCAGGCCGGGCTCACCGTCGTGGGCGTGCCGGTGGACGAGGAAGGCCTGCGCCCGGACGCGATTCCCGCCGGTGCGCGCGCGGTTTACTGCTCGCCCGCGCACCAGTACCCGATGGGCAGCCGAATGAGCGCGGCCCGGCGCGTGCAGCTCGTGGAACGCGCTCGTGCGGAAGGCATGCTGGTCATCGAGGACGACTACGACGGCGAGCTGCGCTTCGACGTCGCCCCGCTGCCGATGCTGGCCGCGCTCGCCCCGGATGTCGTCGTGCACCTCGGGACCACCAGCAAAATCCTCACGCCGACGCTCGGTGCGGGCTGGCTCGTCGCACCCGCCGCGGTCGCGGATTCCGTGCTGGCGTACCGAGATCTCACCGGCACCCGTCCGTCGCCAGCGGGGCAACGGGTATTGGTCGAGCTGGCCCGCACCGGCGATTTGGGACGGCACCTGCGGAAGCTACGCCGGGAAATGGCCGAACGCCGGACGGTTTTGGTGGCCGCGCTGTCGAACGCCGGGATCCCGTTCGTCGGCGACGACGCCGGTGCGCATCTGGTGGTGCCGACGGAAACCGCCGAGGCGGAGGCGCAGTTGATCGCCGCGGCGGAAAAGCATTCGATCCGGCTCGACGGGTTGGCGCGGCATTTCGCCGGGACGCCGACGACGCACGGCATCGCGCTGGGATACGCGGGCTGCTCGCGGGAGGCGTTGATGGCGGCGGTGCCGACGCTGGTCGATCTTCTCCGCTGA
- a CDS encoding asparaginase yields the protein MTRIAVAALGGTISMAPGRSIEDGVVPRLSAKDLLGDLGSRLPMEVTAATLAGLSSSSMDYATLARTRQWGIEQIEAGADGLVVVQGTDTLEETAYLFDLTWPSDAPVVITGAMRNPSLPSPDGQANILAALTAAADPRSRGRGALVAFNDDVHASRWVRKTHSSHVETFSSRPAGPLGMVAEGAVHYFHPSPPRLPVLPGAENVDLVPLLESGLDDSGELLSMVLKGGARGVVVAANGVGHVSTGTADVIAAAEVPIVVASRTGAGPTFRSTYGFHGSESSLIRMGATMAGWLCPRKSRILLQVLLAAGVGREEIERQFRLRGDLDR from the coding sequence ATGACTCGCATCGCCGTCGCCGCGCTGGGCGGCACCATCTCGATGGCTCCCGGACGTTCGATCGAAGACGGCGTCGTGCCGCGGCTGAGCGCCAAGGATCTGCTGGGAGACCTCGGTTCCCGGCTGCCGATGGAGGTCACGGCGGCGACGCTCGCCGGGCTGTCGAGTTCGTCGATGGACTACGCGACGCTCGCGCGGACGCGGCAGTGGGGCATCGAGCAGATCGAGGCGGGCGCGGACGGTCTCGTGGTGGTGCAGGGCACGGACACGCTGGAGGAAACGGCGTACCTGTTCGACCTCACGTGGCCGTCCGACGCGCCGGTGGTGATCACCGGCGCGATGCGGAATCCGAGCCTGCCCAGCCCGGACGGCCAGGCGAACATCCTCGCCGCGCTCACCGCCGCCGCCGATCCGCGCAGCCGCGGCCGGGGCGCACTGGTCGCGTTCAACGACGACGTGCACGCGTCGCGGTGGGTGCGGAAGACGCATTCCAGCCACGTCGAAACGTTTTCGTCGCGGCCCGCGGGTCCGCTCGGCATGGTCGCCGAGGGAGCGGTGCATTACTTCCACCCGTCGCCGCCGCGCTTGCCGGTGCTGCCGGGAGCGGAGAATGTCGATCTCGTTCCGCTGCTGGAATCCGGGCTCGACGATTCGGGCGAACTGCTGTCGATGGTGCTCAAGGGCGGTGCGCGCGGCGTTGTGGTCGCGGCCAACGGCGTCGGGCACGTGTCGACGGGAACAGCGGACGTGATCGCCGCCGCAGAAGTACCGATCGTGGTCGCGTCTCGGACCGGCGCGGGCCCGACTTTCCGCAGCACGTACGGGTTTCACGGCTCCGAATCGAGCCTGATCCGCATGGGCGCGACGATGGCGGGCTGGCTGTGCCCGCGGAAATCGCGGATCCTGCTGCAGGTTCTGCTCGCCGCGGGCGTCGGCCGCGAGGAGATCGAACGGCAGTTCAGGCTGCGCGGCGACCTCGACCGCTGA
- a CDS encoding pyridoxamine 5'-phosphate oxidase family protein: protein MSSLSPTERTTLGRKRHRAASERAALHAVLDEALICHLGVVRDGVPLVLPTGYGRDGDTLYLHGSTGAASLRAATGETDVCVTVTLLDGIVYCRSVNNHSVNYRSAVILGKARLVTDPDEKMRGLHVLTDHLSPGSWEHARPVNKKEFAAVSVIALDLAEASVKLRAEGPDDEPEDVTANAAWAGVLPVRTVFGEPEPSADLPSGWTVPEHVAARVTKTTATAR, encoded by the coding sequence ATGAGCAGCCTTTCGCCCACCGAACGCACCACGCTCGGCCGCAAACGCCACCGCGCCGCCAGCGAGCGCGCCGCGCTGCACGCCGTGCTCGACGAGGCGCTGATCTGCCACCTCGGCGTGGTCCGCGACGGCGTCCCGCTGGTGCTGCCCACCGGATACGGCCGCGACGGCGACACCCTGTACTTGCATGGTTCCACGGGCGCGGCCAGTCTGCGAGCCGCCACCGGGGAAACCGACGTCTGCGTGACCGTCACCCTGCTCGACGGCATCGTCTACTGCCGCTCGGTGAACAACCACTCGGTCAACTACCGCAGCGCGGTGATCCTCGGCAAGGCCCGCCTGGTGACCGACCCGGACGAGAAAATGCGCGGCCTGCACGTGCTCACCGACCACCTCTCCCCCGGTTCGTGGGAGCACGCGCGGCCGGTGAACAAGAAAGAGTTCGCGGCGGTTTCGGTCATCGCGCTCGATCTGGCTGAAGCGTCGGTGAAGCTCCGCGCCGAAGGACCCGACGACGAGCCTGAAGACGTCACCGCGAACGCCGCTTGGGCCGGAGTGCTGCCGGTGCGCACGGTGTTCGGCGAACCCGAACCCTCCGCCGATCTGCCGTCGGGCTGGACCGTGCCCGAACACGTCGCCGCACGCGTCACGAAGACAACGGCAACCGCACGGTAA
- a CDS encoding VOC family protein, with protein sequence MTSYVDNITVDCADPWELAQFWTQVTGRPVGEDDKPGEEEIGVTLDSGVTLLFIAVPEPKTIKNRLHVCLKPDNGTRDEEVERLLEIGATLHSDHRREDGSGWVVLQDPEGNEFCVQRSVAETA encoded by the coding sequence ATGACTTCTTACGTGGACAACATCACCGTCGACTGCGCCGACCCGTGGGAGCTGGCCCAGTTCTGGACCCAGGTGACCGGCCGCCCGGTCGGCGAGGACGACAAACCGGGCGAGGAGGAGATCGGCGTCACGCTCGACTCCGGCGTCACCCTGCTGTTCATCGCCGTCCCGGAACCCAAGACGATCAAGAACCGGCTGCACGTCTGTCTCAAGCCGGACAACGGGACCCGCGACGAAGAGGTCGAGCGGCTGCTCGAAATCGGCGCGACGCTGCACTCCGACCATCGCCGCGAGGACGGCAGCGGCTGGGTCGTCCTGCAGGACCCGGAAGGCAACGAGTTCTGCGTGCAGCGCAGCGTGGCGGAGACGGCGTGA